From Flavipsychrobacter sp., a single genomic window includes:
- a CDS encoding translocation/assembly module TamB domain-containing protein, with the protein MLLLVVLINFTPVQNFIVKKATSALSDKLNTTVEIKHIRIDLLNHVLINGIYIEDQHNDTLLYAGEIRLRVSDWFMISSAQPVIKYVGLHDAFANLYRTDSSGDWNYQFIADAFASNKPKDTTKKKQPIDFDINLKEVDLSNIRFFMNDAWVGSDMNFTVGKFHINAREVDLKKKIIDIADIKAANTEVVLRDYDGGRPPKPKKAPKPYVFSPFNTDEWKVILSSLNLDNCIFRSDVGKRKPYDNEFDPAHILASNVDADITDVTIVGDTIKAQLNNLAAKERSGIEIRSFRADVTVSPNASICDNLLLETNNSVVRDYYAMRYNRFPDFIDFIDKVSLDAHFKKTSVDINDIAYFATVLRDYPVTIDLSGEVKGPVSNLKTKDLYITDGISSVSGDLSIKGLPDINNTFFDYKNGEIYTNGKGIAIYAPSLKDSSSTIAIDSLTDFHFAGNYSGTIQAFVFDGTITSNLGNITSNIKLDMPKGISQNATYSGELLGENLKLGVLFNTKDLGTTSFKTTISGKSLDFKESEVRLDALIDHFDYKGYRYNNISADGVLARKKFEGNLLVSDDNLLLGFYGALDYSSDTVQLKAKANLLSSNLTAINIVKDDTVKAVADFDLNCSGSSIDNFVGYAKLYNIDITRSGSRIDLDSISVISTINNNEKHLKVESNAIYADLLGDYTLSSLNESFQYYIAGYLPAYIKRSEKDVPHQDFSFKVRTREFNKLVNVLDPNIDGFNNVSFSGSLSTKDKNLKLSGNIPYGKFNNLLARNATIKSNGNFQQLDLTLDIDKVIVGDSVITGSLDVTTTLGNNELGFTIKTSTPDIIGTAKLSGKAIAQNDSLLLSIFDSEFYLNNTRWEIPSGNKITFSEKLLLVDNFNIQSGLQHISVNSQNNGTTQTILAKINNLDIAQIGSIIGMADYEPEGRINGQIELTNVLSTPNISSNIKMNNVKLGTDTLGNIVVIGSYNGKKHIINLDRATGITYQDKSLNVFGDISFDSLNNEKIDGNITFNKVPISWATSFLKGNISELGGNIDGSISIKGTSSKPDIDGAIQLFNATLRVDVLGTNYKIPTAKISVDNKKIDLGKINIYDIYDNEAQITGGIYHNRFKNVTLGISATSQKFEVINLESDESDVFYGTFIAGFKELSITGPTNDVDIRIVKASPAAKSHLYLPLASSAGLSNYNYIKFKTYGKEQEDDNASRSKLNIHIEAVLNPLGEVTMVMDPTTGDAINAKGTGNLIIDMPSSNDFKMYGAYVIEDGSYIFTLKQLFLKRQFQLNKGSVIRFNGAVYETGLDVEGVYRTRARLYDLLSSKNKESLANAGSREIEQTKMMRDVDVLLFMRGTLGSPELNFQIELPDNTAQGTLAYQELKAVNQNDQKLLNEVASLLLINTFISSEGGIEGSSATGGAINNISDILSSTASTQLTNLVSKITGDEDLSISLKYKTYNYNTGGSSTSTNRNEVSIGLKKNYFDDRLSVEVGSALDWGRQSSSSSGNNFKPVGDFRVQYLIREGGNLRANIFRTSSYDIFVDRNISRAGVGLSWRKSFNNFGDLFRGSKYIDNKKKEKEKKTTEQK; encoded by the coding sequence TTGCTACTATTAGTGGTGCTTATCAACTTTACCCCTGTACAAAACTTTATAGTAAAAAAAGCAACTAGCGCCTTATCTGATAAGTTAAACACAACTGTTGAGATAAAGCATATAAGGATAGACTTACTAAACCATGTATTGATCAATGGCATCTATATAGAGGATCAACATAACGATACGCTACTCTACGCAGGAGAAATAAGGTTAAGAGTTTCTGATTGGTTTATGATAAGTAGCGCCCAACCTGTAATAAAATATGTGGGTCTACATGATGCATTTGCAAATTTATACAGAACGGACTCTTCTGGTGATTGGAACTATCAATTTATAGCGGATGCTTTTGCTAGCAATAAGCCTAAAGACACCACCAAAAAGAAACAACCAATTGACTTTGATATAAACTTGAAAGAAGTTGACTTAAGCAATATCCGCTTTTTCATGAATGACGCATGGGTAGGCAGTGATATGAACTTTACAGTTGGCAAATTTCATATAAACGCAAGAGAGGTTGACCTAAAAAAGAAAATAATTGACATTGCCGATATCAAAGCTGCCAATACAGAGGTTGTTCTTAGAGACTACGATGGAGGCAGACCTCCCAAACCGAAAAAAGCACCTAAGCCTTACGTCTTTTCTCCGTTTAATACAGATGAATGGAAGGTTATACTTAGTTCTTTAAATTTAGACAACTGCATCTTTAGGTCTGATGTAGGCAAAAGGAAACCCTATGATAATGAATTTGATCCTGCGCATATTCTTGCCTCAAATGTAGATGCAGATATAACTGATGTAACAATCGTAGGAGATACCATTAAAGCTCAGCTAAACAACCTTGCTGCTAAAGAAAGGTCTGGTATAGAAATAAGATCTTTTAGAGCAGATGTTACAGTTTCTCCAAATGCGTCTATTTGTGACAACTTATTGTTGGAAACCAACAATAGTGTAGTAAGAGATTACTACGCCATGCGCTACAATCGCTTCCCTGATTTTATAGATTTTATAGACAAGGTTTCTTTAGATGCACACTTCAAAAAGACCAGTGTTGACATAAACGATATCGCCTATTTCGCTACTGTTTTAAGAGACTACCCTGTCACTATCGATTTATCAGGAGAAGTCAAAGGACCTGTAAGCAACCTTAAGACTAAAGACCTATACATAACAGATGGCATAAGCTCAGTTTCGGGCGATTTATCCATAAAAGGATTACCTGACATTAATAATACCTTTTTCGACTATAAAAATGGAGAAATATATACCAACGGAAAAGGTATAGCCATTTATGCCCCATCCTTAAAAGATAGCAGTTCTACAATAGCTATAGACAGCTTAACAGACTTCCATTTCGCCGGAAATTATTCAGGAACAATACAAGCATTCGTTTTCGATGGTACTATTACTAGTAATCTTGGCAATATCACATCCAACATTAAACTAGATATGCCAAAAGGCATAAGTCAAAATGCTACCTACTCCGGAGAACTATTAGGTGAAAACTTAAAACTAGGTGTATTGTTTAACACTAAAGACCTTGGCACAACCTCTTTTAAAACTACTATCAGTGGCAAATCCCTTGACTTTAAAGAGTCTGAAGTGCGTCTTGATGCGTTAATAGACCATTTTGACTACAAGGGATATAGATACAATAACATTAGCGCTGATGGAGTACTTGCCAGAAAGAAGTTTGAAGGGAATCTATTGGTTAGTGACGACAATCTTTTACTAGGTTTCTATGGCGCCTTAGACTATAGTTCAGACACTGTGCAACTAAAGGCTAAAGCCAACCTCTTATCGAGTAACCTTACTGCGATAAACATAGTTAAAGATGATACGGTAAAAGCGGTAGCTGACTTTGACTTAAACTGCTCAGGTAGTAGTATTGACAACTTCGTTGGCTATGCCAAGCTTTATAATATCGACATTACTAGAAGTGGTAGTCGGATAGATCTAGATTCGATTTCTGTAATATCTACTATCAACAATAACGAAAAGCATCTAAAAGTAGAAAGTAATGCTATATATGCTGATCTATTGGGAGACTACACCCTAAGTAGCCTGAATGAATCTTTCCAATACTATATTGCTGGATACTTACCTGCTTATATAAAACGATCTGAAAAAGATGTACCTCATCAAGACTTTTCTTTTAAAGTAAGAACTAGGGAATTCAATAAACTCGTAAATGTATTAGATCCTAATATTGACGGTTTTAATAATGTTTCCTTTTCAGGCTCTTTAAGCACAAAAGACAAGAACCTAAAATTGTCAGGGAATATACCTTACGGTAAGTTCAACAACCTACTAGCACGTAATGCAACAATAAAATCTAATGGTAATTTTCAACAACTAGATCTGACTCTAGATATTGATAAAGTTATAGTAGGTGATAGTGTAATAACAGGCTCTCTAGACGTAACTACAACTCTTGGGAATAATGAATTAGGATTTACTATAAAGACCTCTACCCCAGACATTATTGGTACTGCTAAACTTAGCGGTAAAGCTATTGCTCAAAACGACTCTTTGTTACTCTCCATTTTCGATTCAGAGTTTTATCTGAATAACACACGTTGGGAAATTCCATCGGGAAATAAAATTACATTTTCAGAAAAGTTATTACTCGTTGACAATTTTAATATTCAATCAGGCCTTCAACATATAAGTGTCAACTCTCAAAACAATGGTACTACTCAAACCATTCTTGCAAAGATCAATAACCTAGACATTGCCCAAATAGGCAGCATCATAGGCATGGCAGACTATGAACCCGAAGGCAGAATAAACGGTCAAATAGAACTTACCAACGTGCTAAGCACCCCTAATATTTCCAGCAACATAAAAATGAACAATGTAAAGCTAGGCACAGACACATTGGGAAATATTGTTGTAATAGGATCTTACAACGGTAAAAAGCATATCATCAACTTAGATAGAGCAACGGGAATAACTTACCAAGACAAATCACTCAACGTGTTTGGAGATATATCTTTTGACAGTTTAAACAACGAAAAGATTGACGGTAATATCACCTTTAATAAAGTACCAATCTCTTGGGCAACGTCTTTCCTTAAAGGAAACATCAGTGAGCTGGGAGGAAATATTGATGGCAGCATCTCTATAAAAGGAACTTCCAGCAAACCTGATATTGATGGAGCAATTCAGCTTTTCAATGCCACACTACGAGTAGATGTTTTAGGAACAAACTATAAAATACCTACAGCTAAAATATCAGTTGACAATAAAAAAATTGACCTGGGGAAAATAAACATCTACGACATTTATGATAATGAAGCACAAATAACTGGAGGCATTTATCATAATAGATTTAAAAACGTAACACTTGGTATAAGTGCCACATCACAGAAATTTGAAGTTATCAATCTAGAGTCTGACGAAAGCGATGTGTTTTATGGAACATTCATAGCAGGATTTAAGGAATTGTCTATTACTGGCCCTACTAACGATGTAGATATAAGGATCGTAAAAGCAAGCCCTGCAGCAAAATCTCACCTATATTTACCGTTAGCTTCAAGTGCAGGTTTAAGCAATTATAATTATATAAAATTTAAGACCTACGGTAAAGAACAAGAAGATGATAATGCCAGTAGAAGCAAACTAAACATACATATAGAAGCTGTATTAAACCCTCTTGGAGAAGTAACCATGGTAATGGATCCTACAACAGGGGATGCTATTAATGCTAAAGGAACAGGAAACTTGATCATAGACATGCCTTCGAGCAACGACTTTAAGATGTACGGCGCCTATGTCATAGAAGATGGTTCTTATATATTCACACTAAAACAACTTTTCCTTAAACGCCAATTCCAACTCAACAAAGGCAGCGTAATACGATTTAATGGCGCCGTGTATGAAACAGGTTTAGATGTTGAGGGCGTATACAGAACCCGTGCTAGATTATATGACTTACTATCAAGTAAAAACAAGGAGTCTTTAGCTAATGCTGGTTCAAGAGAAATTGAACAAACGAAAATGATGCGTGATGTAGATGTTCTACTCTTCATGCGTGGCACATTAGGTTCACCTGAATTAAACTTTCAAATAGAACTACCAGACAATACCGCACAAGGAACTCTAGCATACCAAGAACTTAAAGCGGTAAACCAAAACGATCAAAAACTACTCAACGAAGTAGCATCACTACTGTTGATCAACACATTTATTTCATCAGAAGGAGGTATAGAAGGCAGTAGTGCTACAGGAGGTGCTATTAATAATATTAGTGACATCCTATCCAGCACTGCATCTACCCAACTTACTAACCTAGTAAGTAAAATAACAGGAGACGAGGACTTATCTATCAGCTTAAAGTACAAAACTTATAATTACAATACTGGGGGTAGTTCTACTTCAACCAATAGAAATGAAGTAAGTATAGGTTTAAAGAAAAATTATTTTGATGACCGCTTATCTGTTGAAGTAGGTAGTGCACTAGACTGGGGAAGACAAAGCTCTTCTAGCAGCGGTAATAACTTCAAACCTGTAGGTGACTTTAGAGTGCAGTATCTAATAAGAGAAGGTGGTAATCTAAGAGCTAATATCTTCAGGACAAGCAGCTATGATATCTTTGTAGATAGAAATATATCTCGTGCGGGTGTGGGTCTGTCTTGGAGAAAATCATTCAATAATTTTGGTGATCTATTTAGAGGCTCAAAATATATTGACAATAAGAAAAAGGAAAAAGAGAAAAAAACTACTGAGCAGAAATAA
- a CDS encoding glycosyltransferase, translating to MKLLFFANRTPYPPYRGDKLKIYNLAKRLKGAHELHLLTFAQTEEDLAYQKDLEEVFTEVHQIYLPKWKSAVNCLSALWNKAPLQVLYFKSKAMEQKLSEVLQQHQFDAIHVQHLRMSPYLAANKDIPRILDLPDAFSLYWKRRVEAQTNPLLKIFERIEHKRVLAYEPIIDEYNLSLVCSQEDQGYLKDTHSTDNVAVLPNGVDLDTFSFRDHDYSHNYTLLFTGNMDYAPNVDAVLYFVNEILPEVSKLFPKVRFVIAGQRPVAKVLDLAADNVEVTGFVEDIAQMYDKASVVVAPLRFGAGTQNKVLEAMAMGVPVVCSNIGFNGLGIESGEGAFMHVDKGDFIKQVVDLLSSEELRRKTGTIGKDVMKERFGWDAIARKLEGYFEQIISAQ from the coding sequence TTGAAGCTACTCTTTTTTGCTAATAGAACACCTTATCCTCCGTATAGAGGTGATAAACTAAAGATCTATAATCTTGCTAAAAGGTTAAAAGGTGCTCATGAGCTCCATCTTCTTACTTTTGCGCAAACAGAAGAAGACCTAGCTTATCAAAAGGATCTTGAGGAAGTTTTTACAGAAGTGCATCAAATATATTTGCCCAAATGGAAGTCTGCTGTTAATTGCTTGTCAGCATTATGGAATAAAGCACCGCTGCAAGTGCTCTATTTTAAGTCGAAGGCTATGGAGCAAAAGCTTTCTGAGGTGTTGCAACAACACCAGTTTGATGCTATACATGTGCAACATTTAAGAATGTCTCCTTATTTAGCGGCTAATAAAGATATTCCACGCATATTAGATCTGCCCGACGCATTCTCTCTGTATTGGAAACGCAGGGTAGAAGCACAAACCAACCCTCTTTTAAAGATATTTGAACGAATAGAACATAAAAGAGTATTGGCTTATGAGCCAATAATAGACGAGTATAATTTATCATTGGTCTGTTCTCAAGAAGATCAGGGCTATTTAAAAGATACACATAGTACAGACAATGTAGCCGTATTGCCTAATGGTGTTGATCTGGATACTTTTTCTTTTAGAGATCATGATTACTCGCATAACTATACTTTGCTATTTACCGGTAATATGGACTACGCCCCCAACGTAGATGCAGTTCTCTATTTTGTAAATGAGATTTTGCCTGAAGTATCAAAGCTCTTTCCTAAGGTTAGGTTTGTTATTGCTGGTCAGCGACCTGTGGCTAAAGTCTTAGATCTTGCTGCTGACAATGTAGAGGTGACTGGCTTTGTGGAAGATATAGCTCAGATGTATGATAAGGCTAGTGTAGTGGTTGCACCATTAAGATTTGGAGCAGGTACACAGAACAAAGTCCTTGAGGCAATGGCTATGGGAGTTCCCGTTGTTTGTTCTAATATAGGGTTTAATGGTTTAGGTATAGAGTCAGGCGAGGGTGCATTTATGCATGTGGATAAGGGCGATTTTATTAAGCAAGTAGTAGACCTGTTGTCTAGCGAAGAACTTAGACGTAAAACAGGAACTATAGGTAAAGATGTGATGAAAGAAAGGTTTGGTTGGGATGCAATAGCACGCAAACTGGAAGGGTATTTTGAACAAATTATTTCTGCTCAGTAG
- a CDS encoding bifunctional 3,4-dihydroxy-2-butanone-4-phosphate synthase/GTP cyclohydrolase II, producing MLDTIESALEDLKQGKLLIVVDDEDRENEGDFITAARNVTPEIINFMSKHGRGLICAPLTEERCEELNLNLMVETNTVLHQTPFTVSVDLQGHGCTTGISAHDRAKTVQALIDPNTNPDELGRPGHIFPLKAKSAGVLRRAGHTEATIDLARLAGFEPAGVLVEIMNDDGTMARLPELMEVAKKFDLKIISIKDLIAYRLKQESLIEEEVRVNMPTKHGDFELIAFKQTTTGENHIALKKGDWEADEPVLVRVHSSCFTGDILHSLRCDCGEQLQSAMEMVEREGKGLVLYMNQEGRGIGLMNKLKAYKLQEQGKDTVEANLELGFKNDQRDYGVGAQILRHLNVSKIKLMTNNPRKRAGLLGYGLEIVENVPIEVKPNPHNEFYLQTKRDKLGHDILK from the coding sequence ATGTTAGATACTATAGAATCAGCTTTGGAAGACTTAAAGCAAGGTAAACTTCTAATTGTAGTAGATGATGAGGATAGGGAGAATGAAGGAGACTTTATCACTGCAGCAAGAAATGTTACTCCTGAGATCATCAACTTTATGTCGAAACACGGTAGGGGACTTATATGTGCGCCACTTACCGAGGAAAGATGTGAAGAACTGAATTTAAATTTGATGGTGGAAACTAATACAGTATTGCACCAAACTCCTTTTACTGTTTCTGTCGATTTGCAAGGTCATGGCTGTACAACAGGAATCTCTGCACACGATAGAGCCAAAACAGTTCAAGCATTAATAGATCCTAATACTAACCCTGATGAGTTAGGTCGTCCGGGACATATATTTCCGTTAAAAGCAAAGAGTGCAGGTGTGTTACGTAGGGCAGGGCATACTGAAGCTACAATAGACCTTGCTCGTTTAGCAGGTTTTGAGCCAGCTGGGGTACTTGTAGAGATAATGAATGACGACGGCACAATGGCTCGTTTGCCAGAGTTGATGGAAGTAGCTAAGAAGTTCGATCTGAAAATAATATCTATCAAAGACCTTATCGCTTATAGGTTAAAGCAAGAAAGCTTAATAGAAGAAGAGGTAAGAGTTAATATGCCTACTAAGCATGGCGACTTTGAATTAATAGCCTTCAAACAAACCACTACAGGTGAAAATCACATCGCTTTAAAGAAAGGAGACTGGGAAGCAGATGAGCCTGTTTTGGTAAGGGTACATAGCTCTTGTTTTACTGGTGATATTTTACACTCTCTTAGGTGTGATTGTGGAGAACAGTTGCAAAGTGCAATGGAGATGGTAGAAAGAGAAGGTAAAGGGCTAGTATTGTATATGAACCAAGAAGGAAGAGGAATAGGGCTGATGAATAAGCTAAAAGCTTATAAACTGCAAGAACAAGGTAAGGATACAGTAGAGGCTAATTTAGAATTAGGTTTTAAAAATGACCAACGCGACTATGGTGTTGGTGCACAAATACTTAGACACCTTAATGTGTCTAAAATCAAATTAATGACCAATAACCCTCGTAAAAGAGCAGGCTTGTTAGGTTATGGTTTAGAGATTGTAGAGAATGTGCCGATAGAAGTGAAGCCTAATCCTCATAATGAGTTTTATCTGCAAACAAAGAGAGATAAGCTTGGTCATGATATCTTAAAGTAG
- a CDS encoding glycosyltransferase has protein sequence MSAKRLLVLTNRVPYPLNDGGNLAMSAMIKGYVKLGWEVYLLSMNTTRHYVANDVLNEIYKELYQFETVDIDNSVGPLQVISNFFFSRQPNHADRFYQESFREKLKEVLVSFNPSVIQLESIFLATYLRDIREVSRAFTILRLHNIEYQIWERLAQETKNPIKKYYLSNLAGRIKHFEEEVWGKFDLLLPITNIDAEIVASTVTSNKIHVAPYGLETVVHEQGARQEKWVGYHIGAMDWQPNVEGVNWFIDDVWPIVKQSSPEFEFHFAGRNMPQPLFDMNIDGVFCEGMVPDANDFIGDKKILIVPIHSGGGIRVKILEAMAMGKIVISTSIGMQGIDAQHNIHFLLADNATGFANAISWCLNNRDKAVAIGARAKSLISKDYMAESIMSAINKKITTQIS, from the coding sequence ATGTCTGCTAAAAGATTATTAGTGCTAACAAATAGAGTGCCTTATCCGCTTAATGATGGCGGAAACTTGGCTATGAGTGCTATGATCAAAGGATACGTGAAGCTAGGCTGGGAGGTGTATTTGCTATCAATGAATACGACTAGGCACTATGTTGCAAATGATGTACTAAATGAGATTTATAAAGAATTGTATCAATTCGAAACTGTTGATATAGATAATAGTGTTGGGCCTTTGCAAGTGATCAGCAATTTCTTTTTCAGCAGGCAACCCAATCATGCTGATAGGTTTTACCAAGAAAGTTTTAGAGAGAAGCTTAAAGAAGTGCTTGTCAGCTTTAATCCAAGCGTTATACAGTTAGAAAGCATTTTCTTAGCCACCTACTTACGTGATATTAGAGAGGTTAGTAGGGCGTTTACTATTTTAAGGCTACATAATATAGAGTATCAGATATGGGAAAGGTTAGCTCAAGAGACTAAAAATCCTATAAAGAAGTATTATTTGTCAAATTTGGCGGGCAGAATAAAACATTTTGAAGAGGAGGTATGGGGTAAGTTTGATCTCTTATTGCCAATTACCAATATCGATGCTGAGATCGTTGCTAGTACTGTTACCTCAAATAAAATACACGTTGCTCCATATGGTTTAGAAACTGTAGTGCATGAGCAAGGGGCTAGGCAAGAGAAGTGGGTAGGCTATCATATAGGAGCAATGGATTGGCAGCCTAATGTAGAGGGCGTAAACTGGTTTATAGATGATGTGTGGCCAATAGTAAAGCAAAGTAGCCCTGAATTTGAATTTCATTTTGCGGGGCGAAATATGCCCCAACCTTTATTTGATATGAATATTGACGGGGTATTTTGCGAAGGTATGGTGCCCGATGCCAATGATTTTATTGGAGATAAAAAAATACTAATTGTACCGATTCATTCAGGCGGAGGTATAAGGGTGAAGATATTAGAAGCGATGGCTATGGGTAAAATAGTAATAAGTACAAGTATAGGTATGCAAGGTATTGATGCTCAGCATAATATTCATTTCTTACTAGCTGATAATGCAACTGGTTTTGCAAATGCTATAAGTTGGTGCTTGAATAATAGGGATAAGGCAGTAGCAATAGGAGCAAGAGCGAAGTCGTTAATTAGTAAAGACTATATGGCCGAATCTATCATGAGTGCCATCAACAAGAAAATTACTACACAAATATCTTAA
- a CDS encoding formyltransferase family protein has translation MKKQVVFLGSKPIGYQCFAHLIDEQEQLGIEIVGILTQNRKEFGNEHNLIALANKNNITVFEHLAAIPQCDIIYSVQYHEILKQVDIDKAKQLAVNLHMAPLPEYRGSNQFSYAIIDGKKEFGTTIHIMDSKIDHGAILFQSRFPIPENCWINELYQLTFKASIQLFKDSLSSIINGNYAPIEQSTKEVEYGTALHYRNEITKLKEIDLNWDKEKIERHIRATSMPGFEPPYTIINGKKVYFSNEY, from the coding sequence ATGAAAAAACAGGTCGTTTTTTTGGGTTCAAAACCAATAGGTTATCAATGCTTTGCTCATTTAATAGATGAGCAAGAACAGCTAGGCATTGAGATTGTTGGCATACTAACACAAAACAGAAAAGAGTTTGGAAATGAGCACAACCTTATAGCTCTAGCTAACAAGAATAACATTACCGTTTTTGAGCATTTAGCAGCTATACCTCAATGTGATATTATCTACTCTGTACAGTATCACGAAATATTAAAACAAGTAGATATAGATAAGGCAAAACAGTTGGCAGTGAACTTACACATGGCTCCATTACCAGAGTATAGAGGCAGCAACCAGTTTTCCTATGCAATAATAGATGGTAAAAAAGAGTTTGGTACTACAATACACATCATGGATAGTAAAATAGACCATGGAGCCATACTCTTCCAAAGCCGTTTTCCAATACCTGAGAACTGTTGGATCAATGAACTATACCAACTAACATTTAAGGCTTCCATTCAACTATTTAAAGACTCATTATCATCTATTATTAATGGGAACTACGCTCCTATCGAGCAATCAACAAAAGAAGTAGAATATGGTACCGCACTACATTACAGAAATGAGATAACTAAATTAAAGGAGATAGACCTTAATTGGGACAAAGAAAAGATCGAAAGACATATACGCGCTACTTCCATGCCAGGTTTCGAACCACCATATACCATCATCAATGGCAAAAAAGTATACTTTTCTAACGAATATTAA
- a CDS encoding glycosyltransferase family 4 protein — protein sequence MNSSKKHIILTVTSDPNYDQRMIRICTSLHNAGYKVTLVGRERPNSKPLIERPYTQIRLKQRIDRGKLFYLTFNIKLLFFLLFKRADAICAIDLDTILPVYYISKLRSIKRVYDAHELFCEIEEIASRPRIQKVWYAIERHTVPNFKYGYTVNQSYVEEYNKLYKINYAIVRNATILKPFTIPENKTPHILYQGAVNKGRCFEQLIPAMKHVDSKLIICGEGNYFDEAKELAKKHGVAEKIIFKGYIPPSELPKYTQAAYIGITLFVATSRSNELSLANRFFDYMHSGVPQLGVAYPEYIQINNQFKIATLLEDVTPESIAEGLNKLLLDKDYYKELQQNCLLAREQYCWQNEEERLLGVYKKLFSE from the coding sequence ATGAATAGCAGCAAGAAGCATATTATACTGACAGTAACCTCTGACCCCAACTACGACCAGAGGATGATACGCATTTGTACATCGCTTCATAATGCTGGTTATAAAGTAACGCTAGTAGGTAGAGAACGTCCTAACAGTAAGCCTCTTATAGAAAGACCATATACTCAAATAAGGCTGAAACAGAGAATAGACAGAGGTAAGCTATTCTATCTAACATTTAATATAAAGCTACTTTTCTTCTTACTCTTCAAAAGGGCAGATGCTATTTGTGCAATAGACTTGGACACCATTCTTCCCGTTTATTATATATCTAAACTAAGAAGTATAAAACGGGTATATGATGCTCACGAGCTTTTTTGCGAAATAGAAGAAATTGCATCCAGACCACGTATACAGAAAGTCTGGTATGCTATAGAACGGCATACAGTACCCAATTTTAAATATGGGTATACTGTAAACCAGAGCTATGTAGAAGAATACAATAAGCTATACAAGATCAATTATGCTATTGTAAGGAATGCGACAATACTCAAGCCTTTTACAATACCAGAAAACAAAACACCTCACATACTATATCAAGGTGCTGTAAACAAGGGCAGATGTTTTGAACAATTAATACCTGCCATGAAGCATGTAGACAGTAAACTAATTATCTGTGGTGAAGGTAACTATTTTGATGAGGCTAAAGAATTAGCAAAAAAACATGGGGTAGCTGAAAAGATAATCTTTAAGGGGTATATACCACCAAGCGAACTACCAAAATATACACAAGCTGCTTATATTGGCATTACGCTATTTGTAGCCACAAGCAGGAGTAATGAGTTGTCGTTAGCCAATAGATTTTTTGATTATATGCACAGCGGTGTACCACAACTTGGCGTTGCCTATCCAGAATATATACAAATAAACAATCAGTTTAAAATAGCCACATTATTGGAGGATGTAACTCCTGAAAGTATTGCTGAAGGGCTAAATAAACTTTTGTTGGATAAGGACTACTATAAAGAACTACAACAAAACTGCCTTCTTGCAAGAGAACAGTATTGTTGGCAAAATGAAGAAGAACGACTTTTAGGAGTGTATAAAAAACTATTTAGTGAATAA
- a CDS encoding glycosyltransferase family A protein, with product MNNEPQIKFSVIIPAYNASATIARAVDSCLKQTLAPYEIIIVDDASTDDTETILSTYNTIQYIKLIQNCGSSVARNKGMDIASGDYIAFLDADDIWHKDKLALLNMVLLARPEINFLYHTYTLNDISTIKLPESGTVYRIPFVKLLNKNTIATPCAIVKTSIAEPFKDSMRYMEDYDLWLRLAYKYKVFYIDMQLTQLGRPVLSKGGVSENKWAMRRGEQRAYRRLVRLNPLFLFLLPLLYTLSFGKHIYKMFSR from the coding sequence GTGAATAACGAGCCTCAAATAAAATTCAGTGTAATAATACCAGCGTACAATGCCTCTGCTACTATTGCCAGAGCTGTAGACAGCTGTCTAAAACAAACACTAGCCCCTTATGAAATAATTATAGTAGATGACGCCAGTACAGATGATACTGAAACTATACTTAGTACGTATAACACCATCCAATACATAAAACTAATACAAAACTGCGGCAGTTCTGTGGCGAGAAACAAGGGCATGGACATTGCTAGTGGTGATTATATTGCTTTTTTGGATGCTGATGACATATGGCACAAGGATAAGTTAGCATTACTCAATATGGTTTTATTAGCTCGACCTGAGATCAACTTCCTATACCATACCTATACATTGAACGACATCAGTACCATTAAACTTCCTGAATCAGGCACTGTATATCGTATACCATTCGTAAAACTCTTAAATAAGAATACCATTGCTACACCTTGTGCTATTGTAAAAACAAGCATAGCTGAACCTTTTAAGGATAGCATGAGGTATATGGAAGATTATGATCTATGGCTGCGATTGGCTTATAAATACAAAGTATTTTATATAGACATGCAACTGACACAATTAGGCAGGCCTGTATTATCAAAAGGTGGCGTAAGTGAAAACAAATGGGCTATGCGTAGAGGAGAACAAAGGGCTTATAGACGCCTAGTTAGACTTAATCCTCTTTTTCTATTCTTGCTTCCGCTGCTGTATACATTAAGCTTCGGGAAACACATCTATAAAATGTTTAGCAGATAG